The following are encoded in a window of Sutcliffiella horikoshii genomic DNA:
- the refZ gene encoding forespore capture DNA-binding protein RefZ: MEKTKQRIIDAAIILFNTKGFDGTSVRELAKKANVNVGHISYYFDNKAGLQEHLLSSFFDQYVSILEKVYKKMSTYTAKECLLECVEKSMQFHRENRQLARYVYRELTFDSILVREIMSTYLTKEKYYFKAILEKGHKKKEFQVPSVLMAVMQLKSMISTPFLQSQYLAEVWHIMPYETSAVDQYEKVIVKWLEQSVFVEQEQQQQLERIAQ, encoded by the coding sequence ATGGAAAAGACAAAGCAGAGAATCATTGATGCAGCAATCATTCTTTTTAACACGAAAGGGTTTGATGGAACCTCTGTACGGGAACTTGCCAAGAAAGCGAATGTGAACGTGGGGCACATCTCCTATTATTTTGATAATAAAGCAGGTCTGCAAGAACATCTTCTATCCAGTTTCTTTGATCAGTACGTGTCCATTTTAGAAAAGGTCTACAAGAAAATGTCCACTTACACTGCAAAGGAATGCCTTTTGGAGTGTGTGGAAAAGTCCATGCAGTTTCATCGAGAAAATCGTCAATTGGCAAGGTATGTCTATCGGGAACTTACGTTTGACTCTATTCTTGTCAGGGAAATCATGTCTACGTATTTGACAAAGGAAAAGTATTACTTTAAAGCTATTCTGGAAAAGGGGCATAAAAAGAAGGAGTTTCAGGTTCCTTCTGTTCTGATGGCAGTGATGCAATTGAAGAGCATGATCAGTACGCCTTTTTTGCAGTCGCAGTATTTGGCGGAGGTTTGGCATATTATGCCGTATGAGACGTCTGCTGTGGATCAGTATGAGAAGGTGATTGTTAAGTGGTTGGAGCAGTCTGTGTTTGTGGAGCAGGAGCAGCAGCAGCAGCTGGAAAGAATTGCACAATAA
- a CDS encoding GAF domain-containing protein, with protein MFQVENYKGTREENYELVLKQLQALIADEPNFIANLSNASALLNVFLTEVNWVGFYLTDETKQDMLVLGPFQGLPACVRIPFGRGVCGTAASSMETQLVADVHAFPGHIACDAASQSEIVVPMVVDGKIIGVLDIDSPIKNRFDELDKVYLEKFVSILLADA; from the coding sequence ATGTTTCAAGTCGAAAACTATAAAGGTACGAGAGAAGAAAATTACGAACTTGTGCTTAAACAATTGCAAGCACTTATTGCCGATGAGCCTAATTTCATTGCCAACCTTTCCAACGCGTCCGCATTGTTAAATGTTTTTTTAACAGAAGTAAATTGGGTGGGCTTTTATTTAACAGATGAAACGAAACAAGACATGTTGGTATTAGGGCCGTTTCAAGGTTTACCTGCATGTGTAAGAATTCCATTTGGGCGTGGTGTGTGCGGAACAGCTGCATCTTCAATGGAAACACAGCTTGTGGCAGATGTGCATGCTTTCCCGGGGCATATCGCTTGTGATGCTGCATCACAGTCTGAGATTGTTGTTCCGATGGTAGTTGATGGTAAGATTATCGGGGTTCTTGATATTGATAGCCCAATCAAGAATCGTTTTGATGAGCTGGATAAAGTATATCTAGAGAAATTTGTTTCTATTTTGCTTGCTGATGCATGA
- the tyrS gene encoding tyrosine--tRNA ligase, protein MSLLEDLQFRGLVNQVTDEEGLTKLLSEEKVKLYSGFDPTGDSLHIGHLLPILTLRRFQQAGHHPIALVGGATGLIGDPSGKKAERTLNTSDIVVEWSNRIKGQLSQFLDFTATENPAVIANNHDWIGEMNVISFLRDVGKNFGLNYMLAKDSVQSRIESGISYTEFSYMILQSLDFLHLYRGQGCKLQIGGSDQWGNITAGMELIRKSEENAKAFGLTIPLVTKADGTKFGKTEGGAIWLDREKTSPYEFYQFWINTDDRDVVKYLKFFTFLSRVEILELEKELQEAPEKRSAHKRLAEEVTKLVHGEAALEQATRISKALFSGSISELSADEIKQGFADVPSFTVENEDQLALVELLVASKIAPSKRQAREDITNGAISINGEKVQDLVYVLSENDRIEGQYTVVRRGKKKYFLIKY, encoded by the coding sequence ATGAGTTTATTAGAGGATTTACAGTTTAGAGGGTTAGTGAATCAGGTGACGGATGAAGAGGGTTTGACGAAGCTATTATCGGAGGAAAAGGTGAAGTTGTACTCTGGTTTTGATCCGACAGGGGACAGCTTGCATATCGGTCACTTGTTGCCAATCCTTACTTTGAGAAGGTTCCAACAGGCAGGTCACCATCCAATCGCATTGGTGGGGGGAGCAACCGGATTAATTGGGGATCCAAGTGGTAAAAAAGCGGAACGTACTCTGAATACATCTGACATCGTAGTAGAGTGGTCCAACAGAATTAAAGGACAGCTTTCTCAGTTCTTGGATTTCACAGCGACGGAAAATCCAGCAGTGATTGCAAACAACCATGACTGGATTGGGGAAATGAATGTTATCTCTTTCCTACGTGATGTTGGAAAGAACTTTGGTCTTAATTACATGCTTGCAAAAGATTCCGTTCAATCTCGCATTGAATCTGGAATCTCTTACACGGAATTCAGTTACATGATTCTTCAATCTTTGGACTTCTTGCATTTATACAGAGGTCAAGGTTGTAAGCTTCAAATTGGTGGTAGCGACCAATGGGGAAATATCACGGCAGGAATGGAGCTAATCCGTAAATCTGAAGAAAATGCAAAAGCATTTGGTCTGACGATTCCTCTTGTGACAAAAGCGGATGGCACGAAATTCGGTAAAACAGAAGGCGGAGCAATCTGGTTAGACCGTGAGAAGACGTCTCCATACGAGTTCTACCAATTCTGGATCAATACAGATGACCGTGACGTTGTGAAATACTTGAAGTTCTTTACGTTCTTGTCGCGTGTTGAGATCTTGGAGCTTGAAAAAGAATTGCAAGAAGCGCCAGAAAAACGTTCTGCACATAAACGTCTTGCAGAAGAAGTTACGAAGTTGGTACACGGTGAGGCTGCTCTAGAACAAGCAACCCGCATTTCTAAAGCATTGTTCAGTGGATCCATCTCTGAACTTTCTGCTGATGAAATTAAACAAGGCTTTGCAGATGTGCCTTCTTTTACAGTGGAAAATGAAGATCAATTAGCTTTAGTGGAACTGTTGGTTGCGAGTAAGATTGCACCTTCTAAGCGTCAGGCACGTGAGGATATTACAAATGGTGCTATCTCCATCAATGGAGAGAAGGTTCAGGATCTTGTATATGTGTTAAGTGAAAACGACCGTATTGAGGGGCAATATACTGTTGTAAGAAGAGGGAAGAAGAAATACTTCCTTATTAAATACTAA
- the rpsD gene encoding 30S ribosomal protein S4, protein MARYTGPSWKLSRRLGVSLSGTGKELEKRPYAPGQHGPNQRRKLSEYGLQLQEKQKLRHMYGVNERQFRSIFDAAGKMQGKHGENFMILLESRLDNLVYRLGLARTRRGARQLVNHGHITVDGSRVDIPSFRVKPGQVIGVREKSRNLSSVKESVEVNNFVPEYLTFTADALEGTFTRLPERSELAAEINEALIVEFYSR, encoded by the coding sequence ATGGCTCGTTATACAGGTCCAAGTTGGAAACTCTCTCGCCGTCTAGGCGTTTCATTAAGCGGTACAGGTAAAGAATTAGAAAAGCGTCCTTACGCACCAGGACAACACGGTCCTAACCAACGTAGAAAGCTTTCTGAGTACGGCTTACAATTACAAGAAAAACAAAAATTACGTCACATGTACGGCGTAAATGAGCGTCAATTCCGTAGCATTTTCGATGCTGCTGGTAAAATGCAAGGTAAACACGGTGAAAACTTCATGATTCTTTTAGAATCTCGTTTAGACAACCTAGTTTACCGTTTAGGTCTTGCTCGCACTCGTCGTGGAGCTCGTCAATTAGTTAACCACGGTCACATCACGGTTGATGGATCTCGCGTAGACATCCCATCTTTCCGCGTGAAGCCTGGTCAAGTAATCGGTGTTCGCGAAAAGTCTCGCAACCTAAGCTCTGTTAAGGAATCTGTAGAAGTAAACAACTTCGTACCAGAATACCTAACTTTCACTGCTGACGCTTTAGAAGGTACGTTCACTCGTTTACCTGAGCGCTCTGAATTAGCTGCTGAAATCAATGAAGCACTAATCGTTGAGTTCTACTCTCGTTAA
- the ezrA gene encoding septation ring formation regulator EzrA, whose translation MEYIIGILGLVVIFISISFVRRKKIYTEVDRLENWKMSIMNKPVSEELSKVKDLNMTGQTEQLFENWRYQWDNILSTELINIEEYLFDAEDFVDKYRFKKAKDVLSIADSKLQDIELKIKAIYDELDELIGSQAKSAEENEKLEGKYSNFKKQLLNQRHQYGSTTPLLEKELEQIHQLFAEFNQSISNGDYLVARELITKIEKELEGFEIKLEHIPGLLIECQSVIPSQLAEVETGYKEMLAEGYILDHVNLEKSIASLQDKLKQSTKLLMETKALEAKEGIELIKTEMDELYDLIEKEVLAKHYVVKELPSVEAILIALSSASEKTKQETYVVQESYQLQQEDIQTQQRIEESMLALNDRYEKLSGHLLDQTIAFSILKEELEDICEQINSLQEIHQQYTESLMALRKDEMAAREQLNSLRKMLFEVKRSIEKSNIPGLPKSVYQELSLANDQLKAVTGKLEEKPLNIVEVNTVLYEAVTSVEKCHEEALEILDHAYLAESVIQYGNRYRSKHPSIHESLVEAEQLFRNYEYKNALEEAATSLEKVEPGVLKKIEKVLEKES comes from the coding sequence ATGGAATATATTATTGGGATTTTAGGACTAGTAGTTATTTTTATCAGCATTAGTTTTGTTAGGAGAAAGAAAATCTATACAGAAGTGGACCGATTGGAAAACTGGAAAATGTCGATCATGAACAAACCAGTATCAGAAGAACTTTCCAAAGTGAAAGATTTGAACATGACTGGTCAGACAGAACAACTTTTTGAGAACTGGCGTTATCAATGGGACAATATTTTATCAACAGAACTTATCAATATCGAAGAATACCTCTTTGATGCAGAAGATTTTGTAGATAAGTATCGTTTCAAAAAAGCAAAAGATGTATTGTCGATTGCTGACAGCAAACTTCAGGATATTGAATTGAAAATTAAAGCTATTTACGATGAGTTAGATGAACTGATCGGCAGCCAAGCAAAAAGTGCAGAGGAAAATGAAAAATTGGAAGGAAAATATTCTAATTTTAAAAAGCAGCTGCTGAACCAACGCCATCAGTATGGAAGCACAACCCCTTTATTGGAGAAAGAACTGGAACAGATTCATCAGCTTTTCGCAGAATTTAATCAATCTATTTCCAATGGAGATTATTTAGTTGCCAGAGAGTTGATTACGAAAATTGAGAAAGAATTAGAAGGTTTTGAAATCAAACTAGAACATATTCCAGGACTTTTGATTGAATGTCAGTCTGTCATTCCTAGTCAACTTGCCGAAGTGGAAACGGGCTATAAGGAAATGCTTGCTGAAGGGTACATCCTTGATCATGTAAATCTGGAAAAAAGCATTGCTAGCCTTCAAGATAAGCTGAAGCAGTCTACGAAGTTGCTTATGGAAACAAAAGCTTTAGAAGCAAAAGAAGGAATCGAGCTCATTAAAACAGAAATGGATGAGCTGTATGACCTGATTGAAAAAGAAGTCTTGGCAAAACACTATGTCGTAAAAGAACTTCCATCTGTTGAAGCTATCCTGATTGCCTTGTCTTCTGCAAGTGAGAAGACAAAACAAGAAACCTATGTGGTGCAAGAGAGCTATCAGCTTCAACAGGAAGACATTCAAACACAACAGAGAATAGAAGAATCTATGCTCGCACTGAATGACAGGTATGAGAAACTCAGTGGCCACCTTCTTGATCAGACCATTGCCTTCAGCATATTGAAAGAGGAGCTAGAGGACATCTGTGAGCAAATCAACTCTCTTCAGGAGATCCATCAACAATATACAGAAAGTTTGATGGCATTGCGTAAGGATGAAATGGCTGCAAGGGAGCAGTTGAATTCTTTAAGAAAAATGTTATTTGAAGTAAAGCGTTCTATCGAAAAAAGTAACATACCTGGGTTGCCGAAAAGCGTGTATCAAGAGCTTTCTTTGGCGAATGATCAGCTGAAGGCTGTAACGGGGAAATTGGAAGAAAAACCGTTAAATATCGTGGAAGTGAATACGGTGCTTTATGAAGCTGTGACAAGTGTTGAAAAATGTCATGAAGAAGCACTGGAAATCCTTGATCATGCCTACTTGGCGGAAAGTGTCATCCAGTATGGAAATAGATATCGAAGCAAACATCCTTCCATTCATGAAAGCTTGGTAGAGGCTGAGCAGTTATTTAGAAATTATGAATATAAGAATGCTTTGGAAGAAGCAGCTACTTCGTTAGAAAAGGTAGAACCAGGTGTATTGAAGAAAATTGAAAAAGTACTGGAAAAGGAAAGTTAA
- a CDS encoding sensor domain-containing diguanylate cyclase produces the protein MLEIKSRIFDFFLSSSNLTQTTFLTQLQLLLKEELQAEQAIVTLEENLLSQDQSLICEQAVSYTISSSEGSNVENVVIPLFDEEHAIGKIDLHFLSPVPLPLDSFNQISKELSIIFQHYNQYIFKRYEEKQYEELYAITSKFHSAMSVDGILSEVIKLLQRMYEDFSYLLLLTSDNDDLKHLPIKKLDFDDNNICAMNAYVTGEVQFENSIKDRRANIYIPIKGGQGVYGVMQIISLDAATLPEAEIKFIKLLADATGAALENTQLYEQSKQVITDLQLINETSHQLNTNLRLTEVTSFMVKKILQSFHAKEVAFVFYQEKGMEILPGSTEFFQQSDIKEYLTQMKEFLFSDGEPLFIGDLRVHKRLSDLPFCSCMVIPMLIPNGGKGACVVTHPLPYFFSFEQFKLLQSLIHHSTLAFNNSMLREELEKYVITDYLTKLYSRKYLDDKIKKSMKNDSYGTFILLDIDDFKIVNDTYGHQVGDKILIQVANIIKSNIRETDIGARWGGEELAIYLPKVDLNLGESIVVRIIEKIREETDPGVTVSCGLSFWNKNTQDSPRDLFHRADYALYKAKDQGKDQLCIEAASESSEKVKN, from the coding sequence ATGCTCGAAATTAAAAGCAGAATATTTGATTTTTTCCTTTCGTCTTCCAATCTAACACAAACTACCTTTCTCACACAGTTGCAACTGTTATTGAAAGAAGAACTCCAAGCAGAACAGGCTATTGTAACGTTGGAAGAGAATCTTCTTTCACAAGATCAATCTCTTATTTGTGAGCAGGCAGTTTCCTATACTATTTCTTCAAGTGAAGGTAGTAATGTGGAAAATGTGGTCATTCCTCTTTTTGATGAGGAACATGCAATCGGCAAAATTGACCTTCATTTTCTTTCTCCTGTACCTCTTCCATTAGATAGCTTCAATCAAATATCAAAAGAACTCTCAATTATTTTTCAACATTATAATCAATACATATTTAAAAGATACGAAGAAAAGCAATATGAAGAACTGTATGCCATTACATCCAAATTTCATTCGGCAATGTCTGTGGACGGAATTCTATCTGAAGTGATCAAACTGTTACAAAGAATGTATGAGGACTTTTCTTATCTACTCTTATTAACTTCAGATAATGATGATCTTAAACATTTACCCATTAAAAAATTGGATTTTGATGATAACAATATTTGTGCCATGAATGCTTATGTGACAGGTGAGGTGCAATTTGAAAACTCTATTAAGGATAGAAGAGCGAATATCTATATTCCGATAAAAGGCGGTCAAGGGGTATATGGTGTCATGCAAATCATTTCCTTAGACGCTGCGACCCTTCCTGAAGCAGAAATCAAATTTATAAAACTGCTTGCAGACGCAACAGGTGCAGCGCTGGAGAATACGCAACTGTATGAACAATCCAAACAGGTAATAACCGATTTACAACTGATCAATGAAACTTCCCATCAATTAAATACAAACTTAAGGCTGACCGAAGTGACCTCTTTTATGGTTAAAAAAATCCTCCAGTCTTTTCATGCAAAAGAAGTAGCATTTGTCTTTTATCAAGAAAAAGGGATGGAAATTTTGCCAGGTTCAACAGAATTCTTCCAGCAAAGCGATATAAAAGAGTATCTAACGCAAATGAAGGAGTTTTTATTTTCTGACGGGGAGCCGCTTTTCATCGGAGATCTCCGAGTACATAAACGTTTATCGGACCTTCCGTTTTGTTCTTGTATGGTGATTCCCATGCTCATACCGAATGGTGGGAAAGGAGCTTGTGTCGTGACACATCCCTTGCCGTATTTTTTCAGTTTTGAACAATTTAAGCTGTTGCAGTCACTTATTCACCATTCGACTTTGGCTTTTAATAACTCCATGTTACGAGAAGAGTTGGAGAAATATGTGATTACGGATTATCTCACAAAACTTTATTCTCGAAAATATTTGGATGATAAAATTAAGAAATCGATGAAAAATGATTCCTATGGTACATTCATCCTGTTGGATATTGATGACTTTAAAATTGTGAACGATACATATGGTCATCAAGTAGGGGATAAAATCCTCATCCAAGTTGCCAATATTATCAAATCAAATATTAGAGAGACCGATATTGGAGCAAGATGGGGTGGAGAAGAGCTCGCAATATATCTACCGAAAGTGGATTTAAATCTAGGGGAGAGTATTGTCGTTAGAATCATAGAAAAGATCAGGGAAGAGACTGACCCGGGTGTAACAGTTTCTTGCGGCCTTTCCTTTTGGAACAAGAATACTCAGGATTCGCCGAGGGATCTCTTTCACAGAGCAGACTATGCCCTTTATAAAGCCAAGGATCAAGGGAAAGATCAATTATGTATAGAAGCTGCTTCTGAATCAAGTGAAAAAGTGAAGAACTGA
- a CDS encoding GNAT family N-acetyltransferase, which translates to MYKKEIYVFNQDKPVKATIRNYQEKDFAQLIRVQQECFPPPFPSELWWNEEQLKNHVDLFPEGALCVEIDGWIAGSMTGLRVNYTPGEPDHSWEHITDNGYIRNHEPEGNTLYVVDISVSPIYRKLGLGKWLMQSMYEIVIQHGMERLLGGGRMPRFHKYEDEMSAEDYLEKVVNGDIKDPVLTFLLHCGRTPVKVVKNYLEDEDSRNYATLMEWKNPFRQ; encoded by the coding sequence TTGTATAAAAAAGAAATTTACGTATTTAATCAAGACAAGCCGGTTAAAGCCACTATCCGAAACTATCAGGAAAAGGACTTCGCGCAATTGATTCGCGTGCAGCAGGAATGTTTTCCGCCACCTTTTCCGTCAGAGTTGTGGTGGAATGAGGAACAGCTGAAGAACCATGTGGATTTGTTTCCGGAAGGAGCTCTGTGTGTAGAAATTGACGGGTGGATTGCTGGATCCATGACGGGTTTGCGTGTGAATTATACTCCAGGTGAGCCAGACCATAGCTGGGAACACATTACGGATAATGGCTATATCAGAAACCATGAACCTGAAGGCAACACCTTGTATGTGGTGGATATAAGCGTAAGTCCAATATACCGCAAACTAGGACTTGGAAAGTGGCTCATGCAATCTATGTATGAAATTGTCATTCAACATGGGATGGAACGTTTATTGGGTGGCGGAAGGATGCCGCGCTTCCATAAGTATGAGGATGAAATGTCAGCAGAAGACTATCTGGAAAAAGTGGTTAACGGCGATATCAAAGATCCCGTCCTCACGTTCCTTTTACACTGTGGACGAACCCCTGTGAAAGTGGTCAAAAATTACTTAGAAGACGAAGACTCACGTAACTATGCCACATTGATGGAATGGAAAAATCCTTTTAGGCAATAA
- the megL gene encoding methionine gamma-lyase: protein MDKQKKQQFETEVIHHGYDSSIYQGSLAPPIFQTSTFSFQTAQQGENRFAGEEEGYIYSRLGNPTVKMLEERIAALENGEAGLAFGSGMAAVSAVLIALTKSNDHILCSQGIYGCTFGLLQLLKDKYNVSHSFCTMQTESEIREAIQPETTCIYVETPINPTMALIDLELIVSIAKEKNIKVVVDNTFCSPYLQKPLDLGCDIVIHSATKYIGGHGDVIAGLIVGSKEMISEISMTTLKDIGGVMSPFDAWLLIRGLKTLHVRLDRHCDNAEYIFEQLEVHPMVEKVFYPGDKKSEAYPIMQKQMKKGGGLISFTIKGGKEEAQRLLNELQLIKIAVSLGDAETLIQHPATMTHAVIPKENRELMGITESLLRLSVGLESKEDIWQDLKQALDRL from the coding sequence ATGGATAAGCAGAAAAAACAGCAGTTTGAGACGGAAGTTATTCACCATGGGTATGATAGTTCCATTTATCAGGGAAGCTTGGCACCACCAATCTTTCAAACTTCTACCTTTTCCTTTCAAACGGCACAGCAAGGGGAAAACAGGTTTGCTGGAGAAGAAGAAGGCTATATTTATTCAAGACTTGGAAACCCGACGGTGAAAATGCTGGAGGAACGGATAGCGGCTCTCGAAAACGGAGAAGCGGGTCTTGCATTCGGATCGGGCATGGCAGCAGTGTCTGCTGTATTAATTGCATTAACGAAAAGTAACGACCATATTCTTTGTTCACAAGGAATTTATGGATGTACATTTGGCTTATTACAATTATTGAAAGATAAATATAATGTGTCACACAGTTTTTGTACCATGCAGACAGAATCGGAAATCAGAGAAGCCATCCAACCGGAGACGACTTGCATCTATGTGGAAACACCAATCAATCCAACGATGGCATTAATAGATTTGGAGCTTATTGTTTCCATAGCAAAAGAAAAAAATATTAAGGTAGTCGTGGATAATACATTCTGCTCTCCATATTTGCAGAAGCCACTAGATCTTGGTTGTGATATTGTGATCCACAGTGCGACTAAATACATCGGCGGTCATGGGGACGTAATAGCTGGCCTGATTGTAGGTTCTAAAGAGATGATCTCTGAAATTTCCATGACCACATTAAAAGATATTGGTGGCGTCATGTCACCATTTGATGCGTGGCTCCTAATTCGTGGCCTGAAAACTTTGCATGTCCGTTTGGACCGCCATTGTGATAATGCCGAATATATTTTTGAACAATTAGAGGTACATCCAATGGTAGAGAAGGTTTTTTATCCAGGTGATAAGAAAAGTGAAGCATATCCGATCATGCAAAAGCAGATGAAAAAGGGCGGGGGGCTTATTTCTTTTACCATTAAAGGTGGAAAAGAAGAAGCGCAAAGGCTACTAAATGAATTGCAGCTGATTAAAATTGCCGTAAGTTTAGGAGATGCGGAGACATTAATCCAACATCCTGCTACCATGACCCATGCGGTTATTCCAAAAGAAAACCGAGAACTGATGGGGATAACAGAAAGTCTACTTCGCCTCTCAGTCGGCCTAGAAAGCAAAGAAGACATATGGCAGGACCTCAAACAAGCACTAGATAGGTTATAA
- the hisJ gene encoding histidinol-phosphatase HisJ, whose translation MIIDKHVHTPYCPHGSTDTIEKYIKQALQLKYKEISFTEHAPLPKSFIDPAPDRDSAMDWVSIPAYMEELNKIKSYYSSTIKINIGLEVDYIEGYEKETRDILGELGPLLDDSILSVHFLKKDEAYYCLDFSEEEFERIVGVFGGLPSVYESYFSTLLTSINSDLGPYKPKRIGHITLVEKFKKRFPHTRSIQEYTVPILDAIALKGYELDYNGAGFVKPLCEDSYPPVSVAKEAQKRKIPLVYGSDAHTAKGLGQGYEWIDKELLF comes from the coding sequence TTGATTATCGACAAACATGTCCATACCCCCTATTGTCCGCATGGTAGCACAGATACGATTGAAAAGTATATTAAACAAGCTTTACAACTAAAATACAAAGAAATTTCCTTTACAGAACATGCCCCACTACCGAAGTCTTTTATCGATCCAGCCCCTGACCGGGACAGTGCAATGGATTGGGTAAGCATTCCTGCCTATATGGAAGAATTGAATAAAATAAAATCCTATTACTCATCTACCATCAAAATCAATATCGGACTGGAAGTTGACTATATTGAGGGGTATGAAAAAGAAACACGTGATATTTTAGGAGAGCTGGGACCGCTTTTGGATGACAGCATATTGTCTGTTCACTTTCTGAAAAAAGACGAGGCGTATTATTGCTTGGATTTCAGTGAAGAGGAGTTTGAAAGAATTGTTGGGGTTTTCGGTGGCCTTCCATCTGTTTATGAATCTTATTTTTCAACTCTCTTAACATCCATTAACAGCGACTTAGGCCCATATAAACCGAAAAGAATCGGCCATATCACCTTGGTGGAAAAGTTTAAAAAACGCTTTCCTCACACGAGATCCATCCAGGAGTATACCGTCCCTATCTTAGATGCCATCGCTTTAAAAGGGTACGAACTGGACTACAATGGTGCAGGATTTGTCAAACCTTTGTGTGAAGATTCCTATCCTCCGGTATCCGTTGCAAAAGAAGCACAAAAAAGAAAAATCCCCCTCGTGTACGGATCCGACGCACACACAGCAAAAGGACTCGGCCAAGGCTATGAATGGATTGATAAAGAATTGCTCTTTTAA